In Pseudarthrobacter defluvii, the DNA window CAGCGATGCCCAAGCCCACGAGGACGCTCTGCAGGCAAGCCAGTAGCCCTGCATCTGCATGGGACGCGGCGGCTGTAAGTCCCTTTCACACAATCTTGCGAAGGGTGATCACGTACGGCCCGAGATGCTACGCTTCGTCCGCAACAACGGGGACACCGTGGTCGTGCACAGCATGTACCGGCTCGCCCGCAACCTCGATGACCTCCGCGGCCTGGTGCAAGGCCTCACGAGACGAGATGTACGGGTGGAGTTCCTTAGGGAACAGCTCGTCTTTACGGGCGAGGACTCCCCCATGGCTAACCTCATGCTGTCGGTCATGGCCGCCTTCGCTGAGTTTGCGCGGTCCCTGATCAGGGAATGACAGCGCGAAGGAACCGCCCTGGCCAGGCGGCGAGGCGCCTACAACGGGCGGAAGAAGATTCTTACGCCGGAACGGGCGGCCAAGCTGGTCCAGGGCGCCGAACGCGGCATTCCAAAAGCCGTCCTTGCCCGCGATTACGGAATCAGCAGGGAAACGGTCTACCAGTACCTCCGCCAGGCGGCGTTGAAGTAGGCCCCTCCCCCGGCGTTCCCAGCTAATTTTTGGGGTTTTCGCAGCCTTAATCGTGGAACTTCGGCCAGCCGCTATTCGGCTGGAGTTTCCCAACTCCCGGACGGCAGGACTGACGCCGGACATCTCCACCTTCGTTATGGAATGGCGGCGTGGGTTCTCCTATGTGCCCCTGGGGGCGAGGTGAAGCTAATCCCGAATCCAGGATGCTCGTGGGACGCCTCTAGTCCCCCCAGCTTTACGAACGACGGTTAGCGGCGTTTGCGCTGACTCCGCTGGGAGCGGCCTTAGGCTCCATTCCAGCAAATTCCGCTCGCGATGAAAGAAACCCCATGTGCAGCTCTCTCCTACCCATGCAGAGATGGAACTCCGATCATGCGGGCGGAGACGGTGAGCAGAAAGACTGTGAGGGAAGGCTGCCTGCTATGGCGCCGGAAGCATCAACTATTTGGACCGAAGCCACAACGCAACTCGGCGCGTAGACCTGCATGCTGAACGAGATGTTATTCCCTACTATTTCAAAGTCTTTGCTCAGGTCTTTATCTTCTCGCTCGAATGCTGGAAGAGCGCCGTCAGACTGGCGTTCAAGTTTCTTGGCTACAGTGGCTCCTTCGAGGGTGTTGGTTACCCGCACCCAAGTCGTGTGGCACTTGGGTGAATGCTTTATTTCCACTGTTGCCAGCAGCGTGTCCGTACCTGTCCGGGCAATGGTCTTTGTGTCGATGGTGGCATTGCCCGCTTGGGCGCAGGCAGTGGGATTCGTTCCGTCCCAGTATTTCGCCAGCTCCATGGGAGTTGTCCCCGCGGGGAGTGTGGGTTGAGGAGTCAACGTTTGCGGTGATGGATCTGGAGATGGAGGGCTTGCCGCGCAGGGTACCCATTTCAAGTCACAAACGTTCTTTATTGTGCCTGAGACTGAATTGCTGAAAGCCGCGAACCCGACCGCGAACGCAGCTATTGCCGCAAGAGCCGCAAGCGCTTTCTTCCAAGTCGCAACAGAGCGCAGCCATGCCGAAAATTTGGCCATCCAATGTTTCAGTCTAAGAAGAACCCGCTGCGGCATGTCTCAACTTTTCACACTTAATTAAACTTCTTCAACGGCTAGGGCCAACTCGTTATCCACTTCTTTAGCCGCATCACTGCTGGTGCCGTGCTGAACAGTCATGGGGCTGAATCGCCCCCGACTTTTGACTCAGCCCCGTGTGGGCCTGTGATCTGAGCTCACCCACGGTGGTGACACCCACGGGGCGGTTTCCGAACGTCCCATGGACGTCACCACACTCTCCCAGCTTTACAGAATCACAATTATCGGCGTTTGAGTGAGACGAGTAGAAGTGGGTTGCTGAACTAGCCACACGTTGCTTGCCGTGCGGTGTTTGCGCACGCCCGATGGGTTCGCCCCCTTGGTAACGCGCCGTTGATCCTGTGAAGGCACCCTTCGAACCAGGCACTCCTGGCTCTACGACTCTCGGGATGGCCGGACGAGCCCGCCGCCTGTCGGTGGGGCTGGCACTGGCAACCACGGTCCCTTTCCTGGCCTCCGGCGCGGCGTTCCATGCCAACACTGCCCGGACCCGCGCAGTTCGGCGTAACTGGTAACCCCAACGACGCCCTAGGTGGTGGCCGACTGGGTCCGCCGATGCCACAGGGAACGGGGGAAATCCTTTGCCAGCAACCTCGCCAGCCCGATCGCCATCAAAGGGTTCGGCAGGGTCCAGACATCCAATGGCGTAATGAGGATCAGGAATGCAATCGCGGCGGCAAGGCCACACGTCACGGCGCGTCCGTAGCTAAGGATCAACAGGCCCGCCGCTATTTCACCTGCGCTCCTGCTCCACATCTCCACCACCTCGTCCGGAACTCCCTCTGCACCACGCTTCGAAGGGGGAGATACGCGGCCTGTCATCTGGGTGAGGCAGATCACGTCCTGGCGGTGACGTTAGCCCCTATCCGCCCCCCTGTCCCCCGTTGGTAGCCTGTCGCCATGATTCCCTCATCCCCGTTCCGCCCGGCCCCGCCCCTACTAATCGCCGGCGACACTCCTAACGGAAGGAAACCCGAATGAGCATGCACTCCTCGTGGGCCGACATGGCCCAGGGCCCGCAGAGTGCCGAACTGCCCCGCGGCGTCACCGCTGGCTCCTACGCCACGTACCCGGAAGCGCAGGCCGCCGTAGACCTGCTCGCCGACCAGGGCTTCGCCGTCGAGCACGTCTCCATTATTGGGAAGGACCTCAAGCTCGTCGAACGCGTCGTCGCCCCGCTGAGCTACCCCAAGGTTGCACTCAGCAGCGCCGTCTCCGGGATGTGGTTCGGGCTGCTGATCGGCATCCTGCTCTCCCTCTTCGGCAGCTCCGCAGACCAGAGCGGATTCCCCCTGTTCAGCTCCGTGTTGCTCGGGGCAGCCTTCTGGATGCTCTTCGGAGTCATCGGCTACGCCATGCGCCGGGGAAAGCACGACTTCGCCTCCACCTATGCCGTGGTCGCCTCCGGATACGAAGTCATCATCGACCAGGAGGCTGCGGCTGAGGCCAAGCGGTTGCTCCAGCAACACTCTCCGGACGGCTACCGGCAGGACACGCCCGAGCATGTGCAGCGGCAGCACCCGAACCAGGGCGAGGACCACCGCCACGACTTGCCGGACGGGCGGCCGGAATACGGGGTCAGGCTGCCCCCGTCCAGCGGGGATGACGGCCAAGTCTGAGGCGTCTCCCGCGGCTGGATCGAGGCCGGCGGGCAGGCGCCCAGCAGGCAGCCCACCCCCTTGCTGCGGACGGGGCCCACTTAGCGATACACGCGAACCTCAGGGGCGGGGCCAGAATCCGTCGCGGAACTCGTGGGGACCGAAACATCGGCCTGCTCCCCGCAGCCACCGACGCCACCGACGCCACCGACGCCACCGACGCCACCGACGGACTCTACCGGGTCGTGGACGCCGCCTACGAGGAGCGCTCCGTGGGCCATCAGCTCGAACCTGCATCCCGCCGGATTTGATGAGCTGATGTCCAAAACCTTGGCCACGGCAACGGTGGACCAGCTCCTGCACCACGCCAACGTATGCTAACCCAGCGGCGACTCCATCCGACTCACCCAAGCCCTGGCCGGGAAGGGACTAACCCAACTGAACTAACAAACCCCCAACGCTGGCCAACACCGCCGAAAACCCTCAGTGGGCAGATCTGGTGGGGATACCGGGCAGTTTTACTGGCCACCGGCGGGGCGATTAGCTGGCCGGCCGTGGTCTGGAACCAATGGTCATTGACAGGGCTCTCCACGGTTCGTCGGGAAGTGGACTCGTGCCGTAAGGCGTGAAGGGGCTCGTGGCCCTGTTGGATGATTGATGTCTAGCCATTCGTCGGGAACAGATTCCCACGAGCCTTGATCGAGCCTACGACGGGGCGGCCCTGCACTGCCACGGTGATCTTCAACCTGCCGGATACCGCGTCCCCTCCGCCATAGTCTCCGCCGTCGTCCGCCGGATCGCGGTCGAGTCCACGGCCGTGCCAGGCTGCCCGGCCTGCGGTGTCGTCTCCGAAGGCGGGAAGGACCGCCGGCTCCAGCGGCTCCGCGACGTCCGGGTCGCCGGTGCAGTGTGGTGCTGAGGGGCACCGGCCTCGGGTTCGGCAACGTCGAGAATTACCGATCGCGTATCCTGCTCAGGAGCGCCGCTCAGACAGCAGCGCGACGCTCATCCCAGCAGGCCATTCCCGCGCAACCACGAAGAGCCCACAAAAGATCGCGGGCGTCAAACACCAAAAGGATGAAGAAGTTGAAACCCTTCGCGCGCCTTTCTCCCGAGCGCTCGGTTGGACAGGATAATCGTGCGGTGACCGTCGATTCAGAGGCCAACGCCGGCCCTTGTGTTCCTTTTGAAGAGTCTGCTGCCCGTGGACTCATTTCACGCTGGCGCGATGATCCGTCCGGCACGTACCGAACGTGGTTCCTCTGGCCTGAGCGGATCAAGAACTTTCGGTCCTTGCGTCGAGGCATTGAACAGGTAAGTGCGGAAATCGAAGCAGGCAGTTTCGGGACAGCCTATAAAGGGTCTTCGCTGGAGACGGTGGTACACGGAGTTGCCGAGCAGCGCCAGATCTTCAAGGGAGCCGATCATGCCTTTTTGTGGAAGCCGAAACTGCGAATCCCGGACATCTATGAGGACCGGGAGAATCAACTTGCGTTTGGCCGAATGCTGGAGGCCTGCAGATGCTGTACAGGGGAAGCGCCATTATTGTCCGCGGTCCAGGCTTTCGCGAAGCGCAAGGTCAAGGGCATGGGCCCTGCGGCAGCCAACCTGCTGTACTTCCTGCACCCAACTCTCATGCCGCCGTTCAACACCGCAATCGTCCGCGGCTACAACGAGCTCACGGGCGGCAGAGTCAAGCTTGGCAGCTGGGACGAATACCTTGCGATGCGGCAAGGCATCATCAGCATTAATGAACGCTTCCGGGATTTGCTCTCGAACGATTTGGGCGCCATAGCCGGTCTCCTTTTCGACATCGGGACTGGTCGGTACCCTGCACCCCCGCGGCCCGGACTGCCTGAAGCCGGGCTGTCAGAGTGGCACGCCGAGCTCACCCGTGTCCGTGGTGAGGCAAAGGCGGACAAGGCGATAGCCGCCGCGGAGCGGGAAGACTTAACCCACACCGAAGTGCAGGGCTGGCTCCGGGATCTGGGACTCGCACTTGGGTTCGATGTCTGGATCGCCAGCAACGACCGCGGCCGGCCTTACGGGGGTGGCCGGCTGGCCGACGGCTGCCTCACCACCCTGCCTGGGGCTCTCACGTCCCTGGCCGCAGCGGACGCCGTCCGCCTGATTGATGTCCTCTGGCTGGAGGACGGCCACGTATCGGCCGCTTTCGAAGTCGAGCACAGCACGTCCATCTACTCCGGGATCGTGAGGATGCTGGATCTCGCACTCTCGGGCGAGAGCGGAGCTTTACAGGCTCTCTACCTGGTCGCTCCGGACAAACGCGAGGAGGATGTCCGGGCGCAGTTGGTCAGGCCGGCGTTCAGCCGGGTAGCGGATTTGCACGTCCGCTATCTTCCCTACAGCGAACTGGAGCAGCATCGCGAGCCTATCTCCCGCTTTGGTCGCGGACTGCACCCCATCGAACAGCTCGCCCGGAAGCTCACCTGAGTGGAGTCACGCCGGTGATGACCGGATAGGAGCCACGGCTGGCAGGACCGGAAAAGACGTCACCGGGCACCGCTCTCTTTTGGATTGCCCGTGACTAGGGTTTGGCGGCGTGGCTCAGGCATGCCGGCAGTAAGTCTGTGATGACGTGCGGTGCCCGTGCGCGCAACGAATATCGTCACGACAGCGATGCTGAGCCCGGAAACCCAGATCAGGCCGATGAGCAGTCCCGCGACGTCGTCGAATTTGTCACTAAGACCGGTGTCGATGAGGACCCGGTACGGGCCATAGCCTGGAAGGAGGGATGCCAACTCGGGAGGGACGGGTCGGAGCATGGGGCTCTGTGTAATGCCCAGGTCCAGGAACGGTACAACAAAGGCGATCAGCACACCGGTCACGCGTCCGAGAATGAAGCCAAGACACATACCCAGCAAGGCATAGACCGCTCCCATGAGCAACGTTCCGCCGATGAAGCCGGGCC includes these proteins:
- a CDS encoding DUF2690 domain-containing protein gives rise to the protein MELAKYWDGTNPTACAQAGNATIDTKTIARTGTDTLLATVEIKHSPKCHTTWVRVTNTLEGATVAKKLERQSDGALPAFEREDKDLSKDFEIVGNNISFSMQVYAPSCVVASVQIVDASGAIAGSLPSQSFCSPSPPA
- a CDS encoding general stress protein, translated to MSMHSSWADMAQGPQSAELPRGVTAGSYATYPEAQAAVDLLADQGFAVEHVSIIGKDLKLVERVVAPLSYPKVALSSAVSGMWFGLLIGILLSLFGSSADQSGFPLFSSVLLGAAFWMLFGVIGYAMRRGKHDFASTYAVVASGYEVIIDQEAAAEAKRLLQQHSPDGYRQDTPEHVQRQHPNQGEDHRHDLPDGRPEYGVRLPPSSGDDGQV
- a CDS encoding type II restriction endonuclease, translating into MKKLKPFARLSPERSVGQDNRAVTVDSEANAGPCVPFEESAARGLISRWRDDPSGTYRTWFLWPERIKNFRSLRRGIEQVSAEIEAGSFGTAYKGSSLETVVHGVAEQRQIFKGADHAFLWKPKLRIPDIYEDRENQLAFGRMLEACRCCTGEAPLLSAVQAFAKRKVKGMGPAAANLLYFLHPTLMPPFNTAIVRGYNELTGGRVKLGSWDEYLAMRQGIISINERFRDLLSNDLGAIAGLLFDIGTGRYPAPPRPGLPEAGLSEWHAELTRVRGEAKADKAIAAAEREDLTHTEVQGWLRDLGLALGFDVWIASNDRGRPYGGGRLADGCLTTLPGALTSLAAADAVRLIDVLWLEDGHVSAAFEVEHSTSIYSGIVRMLDLALSGESGALQALYLVAPDKREEDVRAQLVRPAFSRVADLHVRYLPYSELEQHREPISRFGRGLHPIEQLARKLT